In the Manis javanica isolate MJ-LG chromosome 12, MJ_LKY, whole genome shotgun sequence genome, one interval contains:
- the SAG gene encoding S-arrestin isoform X5: MAASVKTPSHVIFKKISRDKSVTIYLGKRDYIDHVDQVEPVDGVVLVDPELVKGKKVFVSLTCAFRYGQEDIDVIGLTFRRDLYFSQVQVFPPVEAMGTPTKLQESLIKKLGGNTYPFLLTLPDYLPCSVMLQPAPQDVGKCCGVDFEVKAFATDNPDCEEGKISKKSSVCLLIRKVQHAPLKMGPQPRAEAAWQFFMSDKPLHLAVSLSKEIYFHGEPIPVTVSVANNTEKTVKRIKALVEQVANVVLYSSDYYTKSVAAVETQEKVPPNSTLTTTLMLVPLLANNRERRGIALDGKIKHEDTNLASSTIEVAAEVPFRLMHPQPDNPAAAKESLQDENLVFEEFARQNLKDGGEHEEGKKEQGAAVHE, from the exons ATGGCAGCTAGCGTGAAGACACCAAGCCATGTGATCTTCAAGAAGATCTCCCGGGACAAATCG GTGACCATCTACCTTGGGAAGAGAGACTATATAGACCATGTTGACCAAGTAGAACCTGTGG ATGGTGTCGTGCTGGTGGATCCTGAGCTCgtcaagggaaagaaag TGTTTGTCTCTCTGACCTGCGCCTTCCGCTATGGCCAGGAAGACATCGACGTGATAGGCCTGACCTTCCGCAGAGACCTGTACTTCTCCCAGGTCCAGGTGTTCCCTCCTGTGGAGGCCATGGGCACCCCCACGAAACTGCAGGAGAGCCTGATCAAGAAGCTGGGGGGCAACACGTACCCCTTCCTGCTCACG CTTCCGGACTACTTACCCTGCTCGGTGATGTTGCAGCCAGCTCCGCAAGACGTGGGGAAG TGCTGTGGGGTCGACTTCGAGGTCAAAGCATTTGCCACAGACAACCCGGATTGCGAAGAGGGCAAAATTTCCAAGAA GAGCTCTGTGTGCTTACTGATCCGCAAAGTGCAGCACGCGCCGCTCAAGATGGGCCCCCAGCCCCGCGCTGAGGCCGCCTGGCAGTTCTTCATGTCTGACAAGCCCCTGCACCTGGCAGTGTCCCTCAGCAAAGAG ATCTATTTCCATGGGGAACCCATCCCTGTGACTGTGAGTGTGGCtaataacacagagaagacagtgaagAGGATCAAGGCATTAG TGGAACAAGTGGCCAACGTGGTTCTTTACTCCAGTGACTATTACACCAAGTCAGTGGCCGCGGTGGAAACACA AGAAAAAGTGCCACCAAACAGCACTTTGACCACAACACTGATGCTGGTGCCCTTGCTGGCTAACAACCGTGAAAGAAGGGGCATCGCCCTAGATGGGAAAATCAAGCACGAGGACACGAATCTGGCGTCCAGTACCAT TGAAGTGGCCGCAGAGGTGCCTTTCCGCCTCATGCACCCCCAGCCTGATAACCCAG CTGCAGCGAAGGAAAG tttgcaGGATGAAAACTTGGTTTTTGAGGAGTTTGCTCGCCAAAATCTGAAAGACGGAGGAGAAcatgaggaagggaagaaggaacagGGGGCAGCTGTCCATGAATGA
- the SAG gene encoding S-arrestin isoform X2 — translation MAASVKTPSHVIFKKISRDKSVTIYLGKRDYIDHVDQVEPVDGVVLVDPELVKGKKVFVSLTCAFRYGQEDIDVIGLTFRRDLYFSQVQVFPPVEAMGTPTKLQESLIKKLGGNTYPFLLTLPDYLPCSVMLQPAPQDVGKCCGVDFEVKAFATDNPDCEEGKISKKSSVCLLIRKVQHAPLKMGPQPRAEAAWQFFMSDKPLHLAVSLSKEIYFHGEPIPVTVSVANNTEKTVKRIKALVEQVANVVLYSSDYYTKSVAAVETQEKVPPNSTLTTTLMLVPLLANNRERRGIALDGKIKHEDTNLASSTIIKEGIDRSVLGILVSYQIKVKLTVSGEVAAEVPFRLMHPQPDNPAAAKESLQDENLVFEEFARQNLKDGGEHEEGKKEQGAAVHE, via the exons ATGGCAGCTAGCGTGAAGACACCAAGCCATGTGATCTTCAAGAAGATCTCCCGGGACAAATCG GTGACCATCTACCTTGGGAAGAGAGACTATATAGACCATGTTGACCAAGTAGAACCTGTGG ATGGTGTCGTGCTGGTGGATCCTGAGCTCgtcaagggaaagaaag TGTTTGTCTCTCTGACCTGCGCCTTCCGCTATGGCCAGGAAGACATCGACGTGATAGGCCTGACCTTCCGCAGAGACCTGTACTTCTCCCAGGTCCAGGTGTTCCCTCCTGTGGAGGCCATGGGCACCCCCACGAAACTGCAGGAGAGCCTGATCAAGAAGCTGGGGGGCAACACGTACCCCTTCCTGCTCACG CTTCCGGACTACTTACCCTGCTCGGTGATGTTGCAGCCAGCTCCGCAAGACGTGGGGAAG TGCTGTGGGGTCGACTTCGAGGTCAAAGCATTTGCCACAGACAACCCGGATTGCGAAGAGGGCAAAATTTCCAAGAA GAGCTCTGTGTGCTTACTGATCCGCAAAGTGCAGCACGCGCCGCTCAAGATGGGCCCCCAGCCCCGCGCTGAGGCCGCCTGGCAGTTCTTCATGTCTGACAAGCCCCTGCACCTGGCAGTGTCCCTCAGCAAAGAG ATCTATTTCCATGGGGAACCCATCCCTGTGACTGTGAGTGTGGCtaataacacagagaagacagtgaagAGGATCAAGGCATTAG TGGAACAAGTGGCCAACGTGGTTCTTTACTCCAGTGACTATTACACCAAGTCAGTGGCCGCGGTGGAAACACA AGAAAAAGTGCCACCAAACAGCACTTTGACCACAACACTGATGCTGGTGCCCTTGCTGGCTAACAACCGTGAAAGAAGGGGCATCGCCCTAGATGGGAAAATCAAGCACGAGGACACGAATCTGGCGTCCAGTACCAT CATAAAGGAGGGCATAGACCGGTCTGTCCTGGGGATCCTGGTGTCCTACCAGATCAAGGTGAAGCTCACGGTGTCAGG TGAAGTGGCCGCAGAGGTGCCTTTCCGCCTCATGCACCCCCAGCCTGATAACCCAG CTGCAGCGAAGGAAAG tttgcaGGATGAAAACTTGGTTTTTGAGGAGTTTGCTCGCCAAAATCTGAAAGACGGAGGAGAAcatgaggaagggaagaaggaacagGGGGCAGCTGTCCATGAATGA
- the SAG gene encoding S-arrestin isoform X1 → MAASVKTPSHVIFKKISRDKSVTIYLGKRDYIDHVDQVEPVDGVVLVDPELVKGKKVFVSLTCAFRYGQEDIDVIGLTFRRDLYFSQVQVFPPVEAMGTPTKLQESLIKKLGGNTYPFLLTLPDYLPCSVMLQPAPQDVGKCCGVDFEVKAFATDNPDCEEGKISKKSSVCLLIRKVQHAPLKMGPQPRAEAAWQFFMSDKPLHLAVSLSKEIYFHGEPIPVTVSVANNTEKTVKRIKALVEQVANVVLYSSDYYTKSVAAVETQEKVPPNSTLTTTLMLVPLLANNRERRGIALDGKIKHEDTNLASSTIIKEGIDRSVLGILVSYQIKVKLTVSGFLGELTSSEVAAEVPFRLMHPQPDNPAAAKESLQDENLVFEEFARQNLKDGGEHEEGKKEQGAAVHE, encoded by the exons ATGGCAGCTAGCGTGAAGACACCAAGCCATGTGATCTTCAAGAAGATCTCCCGGGACAAATCG GTGACCATCTACCTTGGGAAGAGAGACTATATAGACCATGTTGACCAAGTAGAACCTGTGG ATGGTGTCGTGCTGGTGGATCCTGAGCTCgtcaagggaaagaaag TGTTTGTCTCTCTGACCTGCGCCTTCCGCTATGGCCAGGAAGACATCGACGTGATAGGCCTGACCTTCCGCAGAGACCTGTACTTCTCCCAGGTCCAGGTGTTCCCTCCTGTGGAGGCCATGGGCACCCCCACGAAACTGCAGGAGAGCCTGATCAAGAAGCTGGGGGGCAACACGTACCCCTTCCTGCTCACG CTTCCGGACTACTTACCCTGCTCGGTGATGTTGCAGCCAGCTCCGCAAGACGTGGGGAAG TGCTGTGGGGTCGACTTCGAGGTCAAAGCATTTGCCACAGACAACCCGGATTGCGAAGAGGGCAAAATTTCCAAGAA GAGCTCTGTGTGCTTACTGATCCGCAAAGTGCAGCACGCGCCGCTCAAGATGGGCCCCCAGCCCCGCGCTGAGGCCGCCTGGCAGTTCTTCATGTCTGACAAGCCCCTGCACCTGGCAGTGTCCCTCAGCAAAGAG ATCTATTTCCATGGGGAACCCATCCCTGTGACTGTGAGTGTGGCtaataacacagagaagacagtgaagAGGATCAAGGCATTAG TGGAACAAGTGGCCAACGTGGTTCTTTACTCCAGTGACTATTACACCAAGTCAGTGGCCGCGGTGGAAACACA AGAAAAAGTGCCACCAAACAGCACTTTGACCACAACACTGATGCTGGTGCCCTTGCTGGCTAACAACCGTGAAAGAAGGGGCATCGCCCTAGATGGGAAAATCAAGCACGAGGACACGAATCTGGCGTCCAGTACCAT CATAAAGGAGGGCATAGACCGGTCTGTCCTGGGGATCCTGGTGTCCTACCAGATCAAGGTGAAGCTCACGGTGTCAGG CTTTCTGGGAGAGCTCACCTCCAG TGAAGTGGCCGCAGAGGTGCCTTTCCGCCTCATGCACCCCCAGCCTGATAACCCAG CTGCAGCGAAGGAAAG tttgcaGGATGAAAACTTGGTTTTTGAGGAGTTTGCTCGCCAAAATCTGAAAGACGGAGGAGAAcatgaggaagggaagaaggaacagGGGGCAGCTGTCCATGAATGA
- the SAG gene encoding S-arrestin isoform X6, which yields MAASVKTPSHVIFKKISRDKSVTIYLGKRDYIDHVDQVEPVDGVVLVDPELVKGKKVFVSLTCAFRYGQEDIDVIGLTFRRDLYFSQVQVFPPVEAMGTPTKLQESLIKKLGGNTYPFLLTLPDYLPCSVMLQPAPQDVGKCCGVDFEVKAFATDNPDCEEGKISKKSSVCLLIRKVQHAPLKMGPQPRAEAAWQFFMSDKPLHLAVSLSKEIYFHGEPIPVTVSVANNTEKTVKRIKALVEQVANVVLYSSDYYTKSVAAVETQEKVPPNSTLTTTLMLVPLLANNRERRGIALDGKIKHEDTNLASSTIEVAAEVPFRLMHPQPDNPVCRMKTWFLRSLLAKI from the exons ATGGCAGCTAGCGTGAAGACACCAAGCCATGTGATCTTCAAGAAGATCTCCCGGGACAAATCG GTGACCATCTACCTTGGGAAGAGAGACTATATAGACCATGTTGACCAAGTAGAACCTGTGG ATGGTGTCGTGCTGGTGGATCCTGAGCTCgtcaagggaaagaaag TGTTTGTCTCTCTGACCTGCGCCTTCCGCTATGGCCAGGAAGACATCGACGTGATAGGCCTGACCTTCCGCAGAGACCTGTACTTCTCCCAGGTCCAGGTGTTCCCTCCTGTGGAGGCCATGGGCACCCCCACGAAACTGCAGGAGAGCCTGATCAAGAAGCTGGGGGGCAACACGTACCCCTTCCTGCTCACG CTTCCGGACTACTTACCCTGCTCGGTGATGTTGCAGCCAGCTCCGCAAGACGTGGGGAAG TGCTGTGGGGTCGACTTCGAGGTCAAAGCATTTGCCACAGACAACCCGGATTGCGAAGAGGGCAAAATTTCCAAGAA GAGCTCTGTGTGCTTACTGATCCGCAAAGTGCAGCACGCGCCGCTCAAGATGGGCCCCCAGCCCCGCGCTGAGGCCGCCTGGCAGTTCTTCATGTCTGACAAGCCCCTGCACCTGGCAGTGTCCCTCAGCAAAGAG ATCTATTTCCATGGGGAACCCATCCCTGTGACTGTGAGTGTGGCtaataacacagagaagacagtgaagAGGATCAAGGCATTAG TGGAACAAGTGGCCAACGTGGTTCTTTACTCCAGTGACTATTACACCAAGTCAGTGGCCGCGGTGGAAACACA AGAAAAAGTGCCACCAAACAGCACTTTGACCACAACACTGATGCTGGTGCCCTTGCTGGCTAACAACCGTGAAAGAAGGGGCATCGCCCTAGATGGGAAAATCAAGCACGAGGACACGAATCTGGCGTCCAGTACCAT TGAAGTGGCCGCAGAGGTGCCTTTCCGCCTCATGCACCCCCAGCCTGATAACCCAG tttgcaGGATGAAAACTTGGTTTTTGAGGAGTTTGCTCGCCAAAATCTGA
- the SAG gene encoding S-arrestin isoform X4 yields the protein MAASVKTPSHVIFKKISRDKSVTIYLGKRDYIDHVDQVEPVDGVVLVDPELVKGKKVFVSLTCAFRYGQEDIDVIGLTFRRDLYFSQVQVFPPVEAMGTPTKLQESLIKKLGGNTYPFLLTLPDYLPCSVMLQPAPQDVGKCCGVDFEVKAFATDNPDCEEGKISKKSSVCLLIRKVQHAPLKMGPQPRAEAAWQFFMSDKPLHLAVSLSKEIYFHGEPIPVTVSVANNTEKTVKRIKALVEQVANVVLYSSDYYTKSVAAVETQEKVPPNSTLTTTLMLVPLLANNRERRGIALDGKIKHEDTNLASSTIIKEGIDRSVLGILVSYQIKVKLTVSGEVAAEVPFRLMHPQPDNPVCRMKTWFLRSLLAKI from the exons ATGGCAGCTAGCGTGAAGACACCAAGCCATGTGATCTTCAAGAAGATCTCCCGGGACAAATCG GTGACCATCTACCTTGGGAAGAGAGACTATATAGACCATGTTGACCAAGTAGAACCTGTGG ATGGTGTCGTGCTGGTGGATCCTGAGCTCgtcaagggaaagaaag TGTTTGTCTCTCTGACCTGCGCCTTCCGCTATGGCCAGGAAGACATCGACGTGATAGGCCTGACCTTCCGCAGAGACCTGTACTTCTCCCAGGTCCAGGTGTTCCCTCCTGTGGAGGCCATGGGCACCCCCACGAAACTGCAGGAGAGCCTGATCAAGAAGCTGGGGGGCAACACGTACCCCTTCCTGCTCACG CTTCCGGACTACTTACCCTGCTCGGTGATGTTGCAGCCAGCTCCGCAAGACGTGGGGAAG TGCTGTGGGGTCGACTTCGAGGTCAAAGCATTTGCCACAGACAACCCGGATTGCGAAGAGGGCAAAATTTCCAAGAA GAGCTCTGTGTGCTTACTGATCCGCAAAGTGCAGCACGCGCCGCTCAAGATGGGCCCCCAGCCCCGCGCTGAGGCCGCCTGGCAGTTCTTCATGTCTGACAAGCCCCTGCACCTGGCAGTGTCCCTCAGCAAAGAG ATCTATTTCCATGGGGAACCCATCCCTGTGACTGTGAGTGTGGCtaataacacagagaagacagtgaagAGGATCAAGGCATTAG TGGAACAAGTGGCCAACGTGGTTCTTTACTCCAGTGACTATTACACCAAGTCAGTGGCCGCGGTGGAAACACA AGAAAAAGTGCCACCAAACAGCACTTTGACCACAACACTGATGCTGGTGCCCTTGCTGGCTAACAACCGTGAAAGAAGGGGCATCGCCCTAGATGGGAAAATCAAGCACGAGGACACGAATCTGGCGTCCAGTACCAT CATAAAGGAGGGCATAGACCGGTCTGTCCTGGGGATCCTGGTGTCCTACCAGATCAAGGTGAAGCTCACGGTGTCAGG TGAAGTGGCCGCAGAGGTGCCTTTCCGCCTCATGCACCCCCAGCCTGATAACCCAG tttgcaGGATGAAAACTTGGTTTTTGAGGAGTTTGCTCGCCAAAATCTGA
- the SAG gene encoding S-arrestin isoform X3 — protein MAASVKTPSHVIFKKISRDKSVTIYLGKRDYIDHVDQVEPVDGVVLVDPELVKGKKVFVSLTCAFRYGQEDIDVIGLTFRRDLYFSQVQVFPPVEAMGTPTKLQESLIKKLGGNTYPFLLTLPDYLPCSVMLQPAPQDVGKCCGVDFEVKAFATDNPDCEEGKISKKSSVCLLIRKVQHAPLKMGPQPRAEAAWQFFMSDKPLHLAVSLSKEIYFHGEPIPVTVSVANNTEKTVKRIKALVEQVANVVLYSSDYYTKSVAAVETQEKVPPNSTLTTTLMLVPLLANNRERRGIALDGKIKHEDTNLASSTIIKEGIDRSVLGILVSYQIKVKLTVSGFLGELTSSEVAAEVPFRLMHPQPDNPVCRMKTWFLRSLLAKI, from the exons ATGGCAGCTAGCGTGAAGACACCAAGCCATGTGATCTTCAAGAAGATCTCCCGGGACAAATCG GTGACCATCTACCTTGGGAAGAGAGACTATATAGACCATGTTGACCAAGTAGAACCTGTGG ATGGTGTCGTGCTGGTGGATCCTGAGCTCgtcaagggaaagaaag TGTTTGTCTCTCTGACCTGCGCCTTCCGCTATGGCCAGGAAGACATCGACGTGATAGGCCTGACCTTCCGCAGAGACCTGTACTTCTCCCAGGTCCAGGTGTTCCCTCCTGTGGAGGCCATGGGCACCCCCACGAAACTGCAGGAGAGCCTGATCAAGAAGCTGGGGGGCAACACGTACCCCTTCCTGCTCACG CTTCCGGACTACTTACCCTGCTCGGTGATGTTGCAGCCAGCTCCGCAAGACGTGGGGAAG TGCTGTGGGGTCGACTTCGAGGTCAAAGCATTTGCCACAGACAACCCGGATTGCGAAGAGGGCAAAATTTCCAAGAA GAGCTCTGTGTGCTTACTGATCCGCAAAGTGCAGCACGCGCCGCTCAAGATGGGCCCCCAGCCCCGCGCTGAGGCCGCCTGGCAGTTCTTCATGTCTGACAAGCCCCTGCACCTGGCAGTGTCCCTCAGCAAAGAG ATCTATTTCCATGGGGAACCCATCCCTGTGACTGTGAGTGTGGCtaataacacagagaagacagtgaagAGGATCAAGGCATTAG TGGAACAAGTGGCCAACGTGGTTCTTTACTCCAGTGACTATTACACCAAGTCAGTGGCCGCGGTGGAAACACA AGAAAAAGTGCCACCAAACAGCACTTTGACCACAACACTGATGCTGGTGCCCTTGCTGGCTAACAACCGTGAAAGAAGGGGCATCGCCCTAGATGGGAAAATCAAGCACGAGGACACGAATCTGGCGTCCAGTACCAT CATAAAGGAGGGCATAGACCGGTCTGTCCTGGGGATCCTGGTGTCCTACCAGATCAAGGTGAAGCTCACGGTGTCAGG CTTTCTGGGAGAGCTCACCTCCAG TGAAGTGGCCGCAGAGGTGCCTTTCCGCCTCATGCACCCCCAGCCTGATAACCCAG tttgcaGGATGAAAACTTGGTTTTTGAGGAGTTTGCTCGCCAAAATCTGA
- the SAG gene encoding S-arrestin isoform X7: protein MAASVKTPSHVIFKKISRDKSVTIYLGKRDYIDHVDQVEPVDGVVLVDPELVKGKKVFVSLTCAFRYGQEDIDVIGLTFRRDLYFSQVQVFPPVEAMGTPTKLQESLIKKLGGNTYPFLLTLPDYLPCSVMLQPAPQDVGKCCGVDFEVKAFATDNPDCEEGKISKKSSVCLLIRKVQHAPLKMGPQPRAEAAWQFFMSDKPLHLAVSLSKEIYFHGEPIPVTVSVANNTEKTVKRIKALVEQVANVVLYSSDYYTKSVAAVETQEKVPPNSTLTTTLMLVPLLANNRERRGIALDGKIKHEDTNLASSTIIKEGIDRSVLGILVSYQIKVKLTVSG from the exons ATGGCAGCTAGCGTGAAGACACCAAGCCATGTGATCTTCAAGAAGATCTCCCGGGACAAATCG GTGACCATCTACCTTGGGAAGAGAGACTATATAGACCATGTTGACCAAGTAGAACCTGTGG ATGGTGTCGTGCTGGTGGATCCTGAGCTCgtcaagggaaagaaag TGTTTGTCTCTCTGACCTGCGCCTTCCGCTATGGCCAGGAAGACATCGACGTGATAGGCCTGACCTTCCGCAGAGACCTGTACTTCTCCCAGGTCCAGGTGTTCCCTCCTGTGGAGGCCATGGGCACCCCCACGAAACTGCAGGAGAGCCTGATCAAGAAGCTGGGGGGCAACACGTACCCCTTCCTGCTCACG CTTCCGGACTACTTACCCTGCTCGGTGATGTTGCAGCCAGCTCCGCAAGACGTGGGGAAG TGCTGTGGGGTCGACTTCGAGGTCAAAGCATTTGCCACAGACAACCCGGATTGCGAAGAGGGCAAAATTTCCAAGAA GAGCTCTGTGTGCTTACTGATCCGCAAAGTGCAGCACGCGCCGCTCAAGATGGGCCCCCAGCCCCGCGCTGAGGCCGCCTGGCAGTTCTTCATGTCTGACAAGCCCCTGCACCTGGCAGTGTCCCTCAGCAAAGAG ATCTATTTCCATGGGGAACCCATCCCTGTGACTGTGAGTGTGGCtaataacacagagaagacagtgaagAGGATCAAGGCATTAG TGGAACAAGTGGCCAACGTGGTTCTTTACTCCAGTGACTATTACACCAAGTCAGTGGCCGCGGTGGAAACACA AGAAAAAGTGCCACCAAACAGCACTTTGACCACAACACTGATGCTGGTGCCCTTGCTGGCTAACAACCGTGAAAGAAGGGGCATCGCCCTAGATGGGAAAATCAAGCACGAGGACACGAATCTGGCGTCCAGTACCAT CATAAAGGAGGGCATAGACCGGTCTGTCCTGGGGATCCTGGTGTCCTACCAGATCAAGGTGAAGCTCACGGTGTCAGG CTAA